Part of the Chitinophagaceae bacterium genome, CGGTAAATGATAGGTTATAAGACTGGTAGAAACGACCGTTAGTCTGGACTCTGAGCGTTAATCTTTGTCCGTCTCCTGAAGGCAATGGTTGCCATGCTTCAGGTCGGGTAATGTTTCTTAGTGAGAAATTAGTGAAAGCGACACCTAAAGTACCGACTACACCTCTTCCTCGTCCACCCCAACCGGCAGAAAGCTCCAACTGATCAGAAGGCTTTTCTACTACTCTGTATTCAAGGTCTACAAGGCCTCTTTGTGGGTCCGGAATTGGTATGATTTCGATTCTTTCAGGGTCAAAAAATCCCAAGTTAGCAATTTCTCTTTGAGAGCGAATTATGTCAGAACGACTGAATTTACTTCCCGGAAGCGTACGTAATTCTCTTCTGATTACGTGTTCATTTGTTTTGGTATTTCCTAAAATCCGAACTTCATTTATAGTTGCCTGTGCACCTTCATAAATTCTTATTTCAATATCAATGGAGTCATTAGTAACAGCTACTTCAACCGGTGTAACCTGAAAAAAGAGATAACCATCATCCATATATAATGAACTAATATCGTTACCCATTGGATCCATAAATAATCGCTTTTCCAATATGGATTGATTATAAACATCTCCCTTTTTAATGTTCAGAATTTCATCTAACTGACTTTGTGAGTATTTTAAATTCCCTCTCCAGGCTATGTTTCTAAAGTAATACTTAGGTCCTTCGTCTATATTCAGTTTTACATTGACATGCCCATCCGGAGTCCTGTATACAGAATCAGATACAATACGAGCATCTCTGTATCCTAATTCATTGTATGTTCTGACAATCGAACGTTTATCTATTTCATAATCTTCCTGTATAAATCGGGCAGATGTAAAAATATTTAAGCTTGTTCTGTCAGCTACATATTCATATGCTTCGAAAAGGGATAGATTTCCTAAAATTCTCCAAGGCCTGAACCGGACAACGGTATCGCTTTCTGTTTTTTCCAATCCAAGTAATTCTTTTGGACTGAAGCGAACTCGTTCATTCGTATTTCGCATGCTACCTCTGATTTTCATATCAGATAGGTTTTCATTACCATTTATGTATACTCTATTTACCCTTACACGACTTCCCTTATCAATATTAAAAATAAGCTGAACACTATTAGATAAAAGCGTATCAGGCGATTCATCTACGTCAATTGAAACATTTAGAAATCCTTTTTGGAAAAAGTAGTTTTCAATTGCATTGCGGGCATTCATTTTAGTGTTTTCTGTAACCACTCTGCCCCGTATCAAATTCACTTTTGATCTTAAGTCATCCGCTTCTGCTTTTCTAACACCTCTGAATGAAAATCTGGAAAGCCTGGGCCTTTCCTGTATAGAAATATCCAGAAAAATTCTTCTGTCTACAATTCTGGACACTTGAATTTCAATATCTGTAAAGAGGCCTTGTTCCCAGAGACGGTTAATTGCTCTTCCAATTTCTTCACCGGGTAAAGTAATATTTTGTCCAACACTTAATCCGGAAAGTGAAATAACAATATCAGGGTCTAAATGTCTGGTTCCGGATGTAGTTATTCCCCCAATTTCATAATTAGCCGGAGCTGTATATGATAAAGCAGGTAAAGGACTTTCCTGATTTGTTTGAGCGAAAGCAGGGCTATTTATTAATAGAGAACTTATGATAAAAATAAAAAGTCCTGTAATTGATCGACAGAGAAATGTCTTGGAGTAATTTTTACTCATTTGATATGTATTTTCTAATTTGTTCAGCAAGTAGTATATATTAATGATAAGGACGTTTTTTTAGACAGTTTATTGCATCTTTTTTTAAAATTAAGCTTGTTTAATTAGCTGTTCACTGGTTTTCCCAAATCTTCTTTCCCGATTTTGGAACTCAGATATGGCTTGATATAGGTCTTTTTTTCTGAAATCGGGCCACATAGTTTCTGTAAAGTAAAGTTCGGCATAGGCAAGTTGCCATAATAAAAAGTTGCTGATTCTTTTTTCACCACTGGTTCTGATAAGTAATTCGGGATCGGGTATATCTTTTGTTTCTAAATATTCAGAAAATAAATTATCATCTATTTCTTCAGCCTTTATCAGGCCTTTTTCTATATTTTCAGCGATGTTTTTAGTTGCTTTTATGATTTCCCATCTAGAGCTGTAACTTAGTGCAAGAATGAGATCCATTCTTTTATTGTTTTTTGTTTCTTCTATTGCTAATTGCAAATTTTCGGCACATTGATCCGGAAGTGTATTTATATCACCAATAGCACGGAGTCTGATGTCATTTTTCATCAAGGTTTTTATTTCGCTTTTAATTGTTTTTATCAGTAGGTTCATCAATGCACTAACTTCTTTTTTGGGTCTTCCCCAATTTTCAGTTGAAAAAGCATAGAGTGTTAAATATTTTACACCGATTTCAGCACAACCTTCTGTAACTTGTCTGACTGCTTTTACTCCATTTCTATGTCCAAATAAACGGGTTCTTCCAAACCCTTTTGCCCATCTTCCGTTGCCATCCATGATTATGGCGATATGTCCGGGGAGTTGATTTAAGTCAATATTTTCTTTTAGTGACATTCGTTTTACAGGTTTTGTGATAAAGTTAAGGATTTATCAGAAATTATTCCCGGGTTTCGGACATTTCATGTTTCTAAATGTATATGAAAGGGTCAATCCTAAAAATAAAAAACTGTCATTCTTTTTTACATTACCTCTTTGTTTTCCAATGCTGCCAATGGGTTCGCCCACCTCACCGGACCTGTCAGCTAATGCAGCCCGAACTCCGGTACCTTCAATGTTTTCGGTATAGACATCGCTCACATCATCCAGATAGTCAGTAAAAGTTTTTCTGTTAGCAACTTCCAGGCCCAAAGTCCAAAAATCATTAACAGCATACTTAAATCCACCACCTATAGGTATTGCTATTGCAAATCGATTGTATCTTGTGTCTTCAGTTCTCAACTCTTGCAATACATAAGTTTCTCCCTGATAGCGAACCTTTGGATTAAAGTAAAATCCGGATATACCGGTTAATAAATATGGGGTGAAGCGAGTATCTTCCCTGGTTTTTTTAAAACTGAAAAAATTAATTTCTATTTGAGTAGATATTTCAAAAATATTGCTGAAAAAGGATAAGTTTCGGGATTGTTGATAGGAATAAGGAGATTGACTGTCTTCAAAAGAGACACGCCCACCGCTAACGGCATTTTTCCAAACAAATCTATCGTTAATATTATAGCGAACAAAAACGCCACCACCCGGGTGCATGCTTTCAAAGCTGGTATTTGTATTTAAATCTCCAAAATAATGCGCTCCACCTACCCATCCGCCGACTTCCCATTCCTGAGCTACAACACTACGGTTTGCTAAGAAAACAAAAAACAGACTGAAAATTAAAAATGATAGAGTTTTAAACGGAGGCCGTATA contains:
- a CDS encoding outer membrane protein assembly factor BamA, producing MSKNYSKTFLCRSITGLFIFIISSLLINSPAFAQTNQESPLPALSYTAPANYEIGGITTSGTRHLDPDIVISLSGLSVGQNITLPGEEIGRAINRLWEQGLFTDIEIQVSRIVDRRIFLDISIQERPRLSRFSFRGVRKAEADDLRSKVNLIRGRVVTENTKMNARNAIENYFFQKGFLNVSIDVDESPDTLLSNSVQLIFNIDKGSRVRVNRVYINGNENLSDMKIRGSMRNTNERVRFSPKELLGLEKTESDTVVRFRPWRILGNLSLFEAYEYVADRTSLNIFTSARFIQEDYEIDKRSIVRTYNELGYRDARIVSDSVYRTPDGHVNVKLNIDEGPKYYFRNIAWRGNLKYSQSQLDEILNIKKGDVYNQSILEKRLFMDPMGNDISSLYMDDGYLFFQVTPVEVAVTNDSIDIEIRIYEGAQATINEVRILGNTKTNEHVIRRELRTLPGSKFSRSDIIRSQREIANLGFFDPERIEIIPIPDPQRGLVDLEYRVVEKPSDQLELSAGWGGRGRGVVGTLGVAFTNFSLRNITRPEAWQPLPSGDGQRLTLRVQTNGRFYQSYNLSFTEPWLGGNKPNQFTFNVYRSRFADIDRDLNEVVGSLVTNAVSVGLGNRLNWPDDFFVFQPTLSFQNYTLNNWRSSNFLFTDGYSNNLSLKLALSRNSIDQPIFPRRGSSITASVQFTPYYSAFSDKDYAAMEPAEKFKWLEYHKWRFKADWYTPIVGNLVLKTSANFGFLGYYNQDLGYSPFERFEVGGDGISNFTFFGRDIISLRGYDVLTPPEAAPIFNKFTMELRYPLTLNPSSTIYVLAFAEGGNFYESFDSYNPFQLNRSAGLGLRVFLPMFGLLGFDYGIGFDNQFGAADGFGDYLSRYGKFNIILGFEPE
- a CDS encoding isoprenyl transferase, translated to MSLKENIDLNQLPGHIAIIMDGNGRWAKGFGRTRLFGHRNGVKAVRQVTEGCAEIGVKYLTLYAFSTENWGRPKKEVSALMNLLIKTIKSEIKTLMKNDIRLRAIGDINTLPDQCAENLQLAIEETKNNKRMDLILALSYSSRWEIIKATKNIAENIEKGLIKAEEIDDNLFSEYLETKDIPDPELLIRTSGEKRISNFLLWQLAYAELYFTETMWPDFRKKDLYQAISEFQNRERRFGKTSEQLIKQA